A genomic region of Parachlamydia acanthamoebae contains the following coding sequences:
- a CDS encoding AAA family ATPase, producing MNENPSFVIGISGISGAGKSTLTKRLAKTLNATALFWDDFDEISQGPEDYVHWFEISHNYDDWIYDDLAATLKVLKRGQTIVCPATKKELIPTPYILFDAPLGYCHHATGQHIDFLICLDTPPDIALARRLLRDYRSQDNLQRVLNELEGYLLKSRPLFLLAPEEKECDLMIDGSLSLDEQEARALKFLCS from the coding sequence ATGAATGAAAACCCCTCCTTTGTTATTGGCATTAGTGGCATATCTGGAGCGGGGAAGTCAACTTTGACAAAACGACTTGCAAAAACGTTAAATGCGACTGCCTTATTTTGGGATGACTTCGATGAAATATCCCAAGGACCCGAGGATTACGTGCATTGGTTTGAAATAAGCCACAATTATGACGATTGGATTTATGATGATTTGGCCGCGACATTAAAAGTTCTCAAACGGGGGCAAACAATTGTTTGTCCTGCCACAAAAAAAGAGCTCATTCCAACTCCTTACATTTTATTTGATGCCCCTCTTGGATATTGTCACCACGCAACAGGGCAGCATATTGACTTCTTGATTTGCTTAGACACCCCTCCTGATATCGCCCTTGCTAGACGCCTTTTGAGAGATTATCGATCTCAAGATAATTTACAGAGAGTTTTGAATGAGTTAGAAGGTTATTTATTGAAGTCTCGACCTCTTTTTCTATTAGCACCGGAAGAAAAAGAATGTGACCTAATGATTGATGGATCCCTGTCATTAGATGAACAAGAAGCAAGGGCTTTAAAATTTCTTTGTAGCTAA
- a CDS encoding GMC oxidoreductase, which yields MDAYDVIIIGSGAGGGTLACHLAQSGKRILILERGDWLKREIENWQAEDVFVKNRYVSPDTWHDDQGKTFQPQVHYFVGGATKMYGAALYRLRKEDFGELQHYDGISPAWPISYEELEPYYGKAEKMYYVHGERGIDPTEPPASTPFPYSPVSHEPRIQQLYDNLKNAGYHPFPAPCAIMLDEKNPPYSRCIRCQTCDGFPCLVQAKADAEIVGVRPAIAYPNVTLLTNAKVIKLNTDASGKTVNEVVVEINGLKESFKGNLIVVSCGAANSAKLLLSSANDKHPNGLANGSDQVGRNYMFHNSQAVLAISREPNLTYFQKTLALNDFYFGMEGFNFPMGSIQMVGKSQGPMYRGEKPIETAILPLILLNDLARHAVDFWLTTEDLPTPNNRITIDKQGHVRLSYTPNNQIPKLKLYEKLKSMLNHLGMHPDYLVPRNLYLKTDIPIAGVAHQAGTCRFGKDPKNSVLDVNCKAHELDNLYVVDTSFFPSIGAVNPSLTTIANALRVGDHLLERWK from the coding sequence ATGGATGCATATGACGTGATCATCATTGGAAGTGGGGCTGGAGGGGGAACCTTGGCTTGTCATCTGGCTCAATCAGGGAAGCGGATATTGATTTTAGAGCGTGGAGATTGGCTTAAAAGAGAAATTGAAAATTGGCAAGCTGAAGACGTTTTTGTCAAAAATCGCTATGTTTCACCCGATACCTGGCATGACGATCAAGGAAAAACTTTTCAACCACAAGTGCATTATTTTGTAGGAGGTGCGACAAAAATGTATGGCGCAGCTCTTTACAGATTACGAAAAGAAGATTTCGGTGAACTCCAACATTATGATGGAATATCTCCGGCATGGCCCATTAGTTATGAGGAATTAGAACCTTATTATGGAAAAGCCGAAAAGATGTACTATGTACATGGTGAGCGAGGGATTGATCCGACAGAACCTCCAGCAAGTACGCCATTTCCTTATTCACCTGTTTCGCATGAACCACGCATCCAGCAGCTCTACGATAATCTTAAAAATGCGGGCTATCATCCTTTTCCAGCACCCTGTGCAATCATGCTCGATGAAAAAAATCCTCCTTATAGTCGTTGCATCCGGTGTCAAACATGCGACGGTTTCCCTTGCCTTGTTCAAGCGAAAGCAGATGCAGAAATAGTGGGCGTGCGCCCTGCGATTGCCTACCCAAATGTCACTCTTTTAACAAATGCTAAAGTCATCAAATTAAATACAGATGCATCAGGGAAAACCGTTAATGAAGTTGTTGTGGAGATAAACGGGTTAAAAGAGAGCTTTAAAGGTAATCTCATTGTCGTGTCATGTGGAGCCGCGAATTCCGCTAAGCTATTGCTTTCATCCGCAAATGACAAACATCCAAATGGATTAGCAAACGGATCTGATCAAGTGGGACGCAATTACATGTTTCATAATAGTCAGGCCGTTTTAGCGATCTCAAGAGAGCCAAATCTTACCTATTTCCAAAAAACATTGGCTCTTAACGACTTTTATTTTGGCATGGAAGGGTTTAACTTTCCCATGGGAAGCATTCAAATGGTAGGCAAGTCACAAGGTCCGATGTATAGAGGCGAGAAACCCATCGAAACAGCTATATTGCCGCTTATCCTTCTCAACGATTTAGCGCGGCATGCTGTGGACTTTTGGTTGACAACTGAAGATTTGCCGACACCTAATAATCGGATAACAATAGATAAACAAGGGCATGTAAGGCTTAGCTACACTCCGAATAATCAGATACCCAAGCTCAAGCTTTATGAAAAACTTAAATCCATGCTTAATCATCTTGGAATGCACCCAGACTATTTAGTTCCTCGCAATCTTTATCTAAAAACAGACATCCCTATTGCAGGTGTCGCACACCAAGCGGGAACTTGTCGTTTTGGAAAAGATCCTAAAAATTCCGTTCTTGATGTAAACTGCAAGGCACATGAGCTTGATAATTTATATGTGGTGGATACCAGCTTTTTCCCAAGCATCGGAGCTGTGAATCCCTCTCTTACAACCATTGCAAATGCGCTAAGGGTCGGGGATCATCTATTGGAGCGATGGAAATAA